One Rhinolophus ferrumequinum isolate MPI-CBG mRhiFer1 chromosome X, mRhiFer1_v1.p, whole genome shotgun sequence genomic window, GCCTCATCAGACCCACTTACTTCACAGATGAAGAACCTGACGCTCACAGGCCTGgtaattttctcaaggtcatgTGACTAGTAAGTGACAGGTCGGAGACAGACCCCTGGCCTGAATTCATCTAGAGTCTATGCTGTTCCCACCCATCCCAGCCTGTGGCCGACCTTCTACCTcacagttcatttcttttcccagtACTATGTATGACTTCTCTCAGACGACACAGTAGGACCCTGAGGCCCAGGTCGTAAAAGCAGGCCTAAGGAAGGAAGGTGACAGTGAGGATCAAACACAAGTTGGGGGTTGTGTGAGGTTTGTTGAGGGCTAACTCTGCCAGGTGCTGGCATTTCTGCCCAGTGCCCGCACTTTCCCACATGCCAGCACCCTTCCCCTGGGCTTCCCCTGTGTGCCTTCCTGTCCACCTCCTGAACCAGGCCTGCTGACCTGCTGCTCACTGCTGCCTCCTCTGAAGGCAGCACAGAATCTGCTGCCCTCGTCCTGACTGAGAGCACTCCTATTTCCTGCACAAGTCCCCTGCTCTCCCAGAGCTCACCGTGGCTCCGGTGTGATAGGCACAGCCTCTGAGTGGAAAGTGTGACGTTGGACCAGCCTGTGTAGATCCCTGGTCATCCCGCCCTGGGGGTCTTCAACACACTCTGTTTTCCCAGTGGGCTGTGAGTGGAGCCCGATTGTGCTTATCGTCTGCTGGGCCCTGAGACATAACCCTGACTACACACAGGACTTTTGAAGCCACCCTGGTGTTTGCAGTAGGACTTCAATGGGCTTCTTATTTGAAGCTTGGAGTTGAATACATACCCAGATGAAAGAGCTTCTTTAGGTGGTCAGAAATTAACGCCTCATCATAAATGTTAGATGAGGAGCAAACATGGAGTAAAACCAAGTtcctctgaaaaacaaacaaacctggaaTGCTGTTAAGAGATGCGAAATGGTTCCTTGGTGAACATGTGAGGtcaaacttaaaagaaaaaagaattagccATCCTCCACCTGTGTCCTCTCTGATATCTGCCCCACAGGAAAGTCCTGACTTTCAGTGAGCCTGATGGCACACGTGCACGTGTTCAAGTTCAGTCACATGGAGGGTAGCAGAGACTCACAGGTTAAAATTTGACCCATGCAaccaaaagaaggagaaaattctTAGCCTACTGACATTATAGGCCGTATTGCaaagggaagggcaggaaggTGCCATTGAGTGGAGAAGGCAAAAGCCTCCTGGCTGAGATTTCCCTGATCCTCTTAGAATAACATGGAGTTCTGTATTTGAAGGCATCGGTCACGTAGCAGGCACTTAAGCATTCAGAGAATTTCCAGGCACAGCTGACCAGAGGAACTCCTCCGAGCAATGAAAATGATAACGGTTGCTTTTTGTTGAGCTCCTACAATGTAACGGTGTGTGGCGGGGACGGACTTCAACGCCCGTCCGTATCTTGTCTTGCTCTCCTTCCTGGACACAGGGGACACTACGTTACCAGTCCACTTGGAGTTGAAGTGCATGTGACGACCATTGCCATTGAGACAAGAGCAGAGCATTGTTTGTGACATACAAGCATGTGAGAGCCAGTAGGCCAATTCAATGCTCTCTGCCTCGGTTCACCAGCAAACATAGCAACTGTGTGTTGAGATGGGGGAACCACAAGATGGACGCAGCCTGGACCCTTGGGTCACCTACAGCAGAGGGCCCCTGACAAACCGCATCAGAATTTATTCTATTCTACTGTTTCTATTATTAGgtttacataaatatgtaatataaagaTTACGATATATTGCATTTAGTGTGTATTCCATACAGTGCATACATTCTTGTTGCAAAAAAAATACCTCTAAAAATACAGCTTCATCACAATTTCTCGCTTTACAAAATTCCTGCTCAATTCAGGCCCCTCCTCAGAGGTCACCACAAGGATCGCTGTGTAGGATTGCTAAACTTATTCTAGGATTTTTCATACACAGATGTGCTATGAAATACACATACGTGGCATTATCCATGATGTACATGTTGATCAGTCAGATGCCTTTGCCACTTAATGAGATGGATGCCGGATATTCCCATGACAGCACTCATAGACCTACCTCACTTCTGCAAGACAGACAAACAACCCTATTCACAAAGGGCAAAGGaattgaacagacatttctccaaagaagatacacacatGGCCAattagcaaatgaaaagatgctcaacatcactaatcattagggaaatggaaattaaaaccacaatgagatattacctcatccCCTTAGGATggctaccataaaaaaaaaaaagaaaatctcaagtgttgagaaagatgtggagaaattagaacctttGCACACGGTtggcgggaatgtaaaatgatatagcCGCTGTTGAAAATAGTATGGTGGCTCctgagaaaaagctaaaaacaattggcatatgatccagcaatccagcttctgggtatataccccaaagaattgacaCCTGGGTCTCATAGAGAGGGGTAGAGTAAAAGGCGGTGCCTTTCTCCGACGGCTCCATGAATACAGGTGCGAGAACAAGGACAGACATGAGGAAACAGGCAATCAGTCAGTCCTTGCTGCCAACTGCCACCAACCCGGCTAGTCCCGCACAAAACTCCTCTGGAGACTTGTTCTGTTTCTAATACAAAGAGTTTACTCCAGACAGAGTGTTTGAGACTGACTTTACTGCCACAACTCCACTGGGTGGTGGCTGCgggagtggggggggggtgggggtggggggggtcggGGATGTCCCGAGAGGTGGTTTGGCAGGTACTGTAGAAACTAGAAGAAATCCCTAGAGATCAGGTCTCCGGGCCCACAAGGAGGGGGTGTGGTGGGGACTGGCTGTTAATGACGATGGGACGTGGTCCCTGCGGAAAAGCCCTTTTCACCCAATGGGCCGGTACCATTCTTAGCCTCGAAGGATTCACTTTCTAGAGTCCCCTTAGCTTTGGACAAGTACAAAATGAGACATCACCAGATAGGTAAGTTTCTCCTCTGCTGCCTGTCCCTGcagttgggggctgggggtggcctTTGGGCAAGAACAGGGCAGGCATGAGCGTGTCAGTAAGTGCTTTGTTTCAACAGAGCTGAATGTAGGCCAGGTCCCCGACTCAGTCATTAAAAGGGGAAGTACCAAAGCAGACCCACTTTGGAAGTGGGAGGCCAGAAATCTGGGAGAGCAAAAGCCAAAGCACCTCAGTGAGGAAAGGAAATGGGGCCTAGAGGAGGCTCGTGGGGAGGCTGAACCTCAGGGCCTGGGGGGGGGTGTGATTTGAGAAGGGCAAACACAGGTGTCCCAAAATGAGCCCAACTTGGGTAAAGAGAAGAGATCCTATGAGGAAGACACGAAACCAAAGCCAATCCTGCTGTGATCTGGAAAGGGATGAGATTTGGGGGCAAGCACAGCTCAAGaggggacccccccccccccgcagcgGAAGGTGGGGCTGTCCACCGGCATGCTGTTGCCGTGGGTCATACCATGTCTGAGCTGTTTGGGGGTAACACTGAGTTTGACGAACCAGAGGAATGCTTCTACCATGTTGGAGCAGAGCCCTGCTCCGGGGACAACTTGACCAGGGGCAAGAAACACAGGAGGCTTTGTTTGGGCCCCTCTGAGCAAGACTGACCACCCAGCAGGAGGAGGCAGATGCCGTGGGTCATACCATGTCTGAGCTGTTTGGGGGTAACACTGAGTTTGACGAACCAGAGGAGTGCTTCTACCATGTTGGAGCAGAGCCCTGCTCCGGGGACAACTTGACCAGGGGCAAGAAACACAGGAGGCTTTGTTTGGGCCCCTCTGAGCAAGACTGACCACCcagcaggaggaggcagaagagacCAAAGCAGGCAGAGGGGGGTATGAGAGGGGCGCTACCAACTGAGACTGGGCCAACCACCACCTTCAGGGAAGGACAGTTCCCCGGGGGCCCCCCCGACCCCGGCAGTCCTGGGGGTAGCCAAGCTGGGACTAACCAGGGCCTGGCCCTGGAGCAGTTGAAGAGACCGACAACAGGCCTCCCCCATCTGTAGGAGTGGGAGTGGCGGAAAGAGTCATGGCTTCTCCAGCCATCCGCTGCCTAGCAACATGAAACCATGTGCCTGGCCGCAGATAGTAGTACCTGAGCCTGAACCCTGCTTTGCAGTACTTTTGGAAAAGAGAGAAGCTGGGGTCCTGACCCCATCTCCTCCCCCACACTTGGCCAGGGTCCCCTCTCCAGACCAGCCTTCATGACATTCTGTGACAAACTAAGTGGACTGTGACGTAAGCAGCTGGTTGCCCCACGACCGAGCCAATAGAATTTTGGGAACCTATTTATTGGGCATCCTTGCTGTGACCAACGGCATTTGTGACCGAGTATCCCAGGTGGCAAAAGCTCCTGATCTAGACTGGCTCCATGGCTAGTCCAAGTACCAATGAGACTGAAGAAGTCATGCTGGCCCCTTCAGGGGAAGGAGAGCCAGCGACAGGTGTCCCAACTGTCTCATCCCTGGATCCAAATATGGATCCCAGGGAGATTCTGGGGACCCGTGGCGAAAACGCTGTGAGCCAAGGTCCAGGTCCCCAAGGCAGCCCACAACCGCAGGACCCAAACGAAGGTGCTGCCGATGTGGAAGGAAACAGGACCATTCTTGGGCTCTCCTTCCCTAGAAAGCTCTGGATGTTAGTGGAAGACGACACCTTCACCTCCGTGTGCTGGAATGACGATGGAGACGCCGTGATCATCGATAAAGATCTCTTTCAGACGGAGGTTCTTAACCGGAAGGGCGCAGAAAGAATCTTTGAAACAGACAGCTTGAAGACCTTCATCCGGCTGCTGAATCTCTATGGATTCAGCAAAATACGCCCAAACGACCCTTCGGGTTGCTCTCCAGGGAACAACACAATGATGGTAAAGTAGAAATCCTCCCATTCCCCATGTTCTCTGTTACCCGAACGCGTTCTTAGTACGGGTAACAGGGAACAATGCTATCCGAGAAGAGCGCTATCCTGAAAGGGTTTCATTTCCAAGGATAACTCTTTTTCACAGGAGACAATATCTACCGAAAGATGAGAAAGTCTAGGTTTTCCTATGAAACTATAACCCCTTAGAGATAACCTGATGAGATGACTGAAGACCCTGAGGGGCCAATTAATGTCAAATAGATATATTTTCTCCCAGAATGACTAACATGATTAATTTTGTTTCAGATCTACCGCCACTGCAACTTTCAGAGACACAAGCCTCTGCTCGTCGAGAACATCAAGAGAAAATGTAATCTGATGATTATAACCTGCCCAGGGACGAGCGTAACACctccaaagagaaagaaggaggaaccCCCTACACGACGCTCCCAAAGAATCCAACTCAAGAAACGCACCAACGAAGCTGACAAAAGGGCCCAGAAAGAAGGCCCAAATGCTCGGGGACCCAGTGGCACCCGGTCATTCATATTGCCTGATACCTGGTTTATGGGCAATATAGCTGGACGTGACATGGAAGACCCTTCCTCAAGTGAGCCAGGTGGCCCAAGAGGGGAGGGCACATCCAGTAACATCATGTTTGCACCCACGGCTACTGCCGTAAGGGATGGTACCGGGGAactgcccaccccccccccaggtcATAGTTCGGTGATGTCTTTGTATAACAGCTGTTATTTCTTCCTGCTGGCTGCCCTTTCAGTCAAGGCCCCGCGCGAGGCCCCTGAGGAGGACGAGGAAGAGGAGGGCGACTCAGATTACAAGTGTGCACTCTGCGAGCATGTCAAGGACAGTCCAATTCCCTAAGCTCACAAGCCACTGGTGACAGATCAAATCACCACTGTGTAACCGTGGATGATTTTCAGctttaataaagaaaagcaaaactccgTGTCAGTCAATAAACAATCCAATGAGAATTGTGAGTCTGTTCTTTGTTCCCATGCTACACACACCTCATCAGATGAGACCCAGGAGGCTGGGAATCCTGGCCAAGACAGGCTTTGGTCCCCATTGTCCTCGTTCCTTTGAAGCAGCAGCACTTTCCCAAACTCAGCTGAGGATCTGCTGGGGATGCCCTTAGGCAAGCCCTGGAGCACCTGGTCCGCTGAGCCTCACCTGCTGCTCAGGACCCAGAACAGCCTGGCTCCTGACCTGGGGGAATCCCCCTATATTATTCATGCATCTAGAAAAAGGAGTGTCTTTCCTCATGGGACCCCTATGACGCCAGGGAGTTTCTGATCAGCAGCTGAGCGACTCTAGCCCAAGTTCCAGGGGCCTTCCAAAGAAGCCCCTAAAACCAGGGCCAAGCCATCTGCCAAGGGGGTGCATGACCACCACAGTCTGGCTCAGAAGACGGGAGGTTCCAATCATCGCCTGGGGGAAGAGCCCACAATCCTCACAGCTAGTAACCACGAATCACTTTGCCAAGAATTGAccccaaacaaataaaagattgtccacaaaacaaacaacactgGTCATTACTTTTTCATCAGAGCTGTATTTCAGATCCTTCTTTGGTCATGACGTAGCTGGGTGACATGTCTACCACATGGCTTCATGAGACAGGGACACTTTTACAACAGAGCAAGAGTCACTTGCTGGGACAGACAGGTGCTCCGTCTCCAAGTCTGATGGCCTCTTCCCGGTGAACGGTCCATCCCTGGCTGGTCACCCTCTGGCAGGCAGTCATTCAGCGCCCACTCCCAGCCCTCCCACAACGCTCCCTGGGTGCTGCTGAAACATCCTGGGAGTACGACCAGAGCAGAGAGGGGAAAACGTGTAAGGGAGCCCCGAGTACTAACCAGTTCTCTTAACACATATTTCTTTGTACAACCCAGGAATCAGCAGGACCAAAATGAGTGGCAACGCCAAGACATTTACTGGCAGCAGCTTTCCCTGTTTCCTAAAGTTCAAAGTCCTCGACACTGTCAATGAGCCCAGAAGGGCACCCCATAAGAAGGTCCCCTGCATCTGAGTGGAGAAATCTGTGTACACGAACAGCACGTGGTGGTTAGTGCTCCCCGT contains:
- the LOC117025662 gene encoding heat shock transcription factor, X-linked member 3-like, encoding MASPSTNETEEVMLAPSGEGEPATGVPTVSSLDPNMDPREILGTRGENAVSQGPGPQGSPQPQDPNEGAADVEGNRTILGLSFPRKLWMLVEDDTFTSVCWNDDGDAVIIDKDLFQTEVLNRKGAERIFETDSLKTFIRLLNLYGFSKIRPNDPSGCSPGNNTMMIYRHCNFQRHKPLLVENIKRKCNLMIITCPGTSVTPPKRKKEEPPTRRSQR